The sequence AGACCGAAGAGCCCGGGCTGCCCGGGCAGTAAATCACTCGCTAAATTATAAGCGCGGCTTCCTCTCTCCAATAGCTTTAAGCTATTTGGGGAGGCATCCTTTTCCCGCACTCTCGCAGGTGCAATATGAATCAATTATCTTAATTAAGATAATGCCGCAAACCCAAGAGATTTCCTCGGGAGCGGATTTCGCGCTCCGGACAACTGTAAGGCGTTCCCACAGCGCTGCTTCCCACCCCCCGCCCGGCCGGgccagggctcagccccggcgGCGCCCCGCGGAGAGGCTGCGCTCCCCGCCACCGCCCGCCGCACCGGGCCCCAGCCGGCCCCgggcttcccctccctcctgccgGGGCCGGGAGGCGGCAGCggaggcggggggcggccgggacGGAGCTTTGTTGGGACGCGTGCGGTTCGCGTGCcgcgccgggggggggggggcaggggggagggaggagggcagggaaagagagacaaggagaaagggagagaaaaagagagagaaaggaaggattcgggaggaaaaataagcagaagCCGAATTAGAAGCCAGATGGAGAAGGAGGAGTCTGTAGGTCagggggagaaagagagacGCTCGGAGCGATAAAATCACGGGGCCGGGAGGAGAGACGGGGAACGTGGGAAACCGGAGCCACGGAGTCGGGGGACGGCCCGAGCGGGGAAGGCAGAGCCGGCTGCCTGCGAGATCCGGGAGGAGAAGCGGTGCCGGAGCAGCGAGAGGAGCGGGAAGGACGAAGCCGGCGCGGCAGAGCCCCGCCGCACCCGGGGCGCAGCGCCCGTCCGCCGCCCCGACGGGCTGCACCGAGGAGTGCCTCGTACCTGCCGGCCCGGCTCCTCCACGGCCACGCGTGTCCCCTCGCCCAGCGCCGCTTGGGGTGGAACCAGCCCCGCTCGGCGGGCTTTAAGCCCCTCTGTCCGACAGCCTGCCTCCGTATTTGTTTGTCTACTTATCTATCGGCAATCTCTTGGCTTTATTTCGTTCTCGGGGAGGCGGACTGCGCTGAACACGCTCAGAGGCACACGAGCACCCCAAAGCTCTCAGCGCTCCCCGGGATTCAGCTTTCTGCCCGTGCCCTCCTCCTGGGGTTTTTGCCTGGTGTTTCCCCGGCGCCCCGCGCTCCCGGCTGTGCTCCCACTCCGTCCCATCCAAACGCGGGTGACACTTCCCAGCAGCCGGGACAGGGCTGGCCCAGCCCCATCCCTCTCCCGCGCCCTCACAACGTGGTCAAACCTCACCGCTTCCAAAACGCGTCCGGCTccggcagccccagcagcgccCCGTTAACGGGGCCGCGCTCCCGAGGGGGCGGCCGTCCCGGCGGGGCGCCCTTGCCCAGCCGCCCGGGACGCGGGCATCCTCCCGGCCCCTGCCTCGGGGGCACCtctgcgggcagggaggggctCGCCGCGGGCAAGGGCCGCCGTCAGGTGGGCAGGGAGCGGCGCTTCCCTCCCGGCCGTGCCCCGGGGAAGGGCCAGCAGCCGCCGGCGACCCGAGCGTGCCCTGCTCCGGCCCCGCTCGTTCGACCCGGCGGCACACGCCGCGCTGCCGCCCCTCGTTTCGCACGGAGAACCGGCCAGCTTGGAAATAACAAAACGCAGCCGGTTGTCCTTCGTATTTGATTACCGAGAAGGCGAACATCCCCCGGagtcccctcctgccccccgccagccccaggGCTATGTAGGTCACGAGCAggagagaaacattttaaaaataacccgACCTGGAAAAGTATCTCTCGAATCGCTCTCCGCAGGGGGGAATTACGGGTTTAGCATTTCAAGTCGcgtgagaagaaaataaattatttctttttcgTCCTTTTATTGATTATTTCTTGGGGTAGCAAAGCCCGCCGTGTTGTCGCGCAAGGGGGGTGTCTCCCCCGTTAAAGCACATCTCTCAAATTCGGCGGTGTTCGCAAACTCCGCCGAGGCGTTTAAAGACTTTAAAGCCATCGCACGGCATCTTTCATTAAATCTCCCCGTTAACCGGCGGTATTTCCATCAAAAACTCGGGGAAAGCGAAACAGCCTTTGCTCCAGACGGCAGGACAGACCGGGGGGCACAACAGCCCCGGGACGCcgtttccccccgcccccggcaccGGAGAAAGCCACGAAGGCAGGGAGTGTGAGGGGGGTGTCTGTGGCGGCGGGGAGCGAGAAGGACGGGGAGGCTCCGGGGCTCGGAAGCGCCCGTTAGGAGCTGCTAAGGCGGGGTGGCGGGGACCCGCGGAGGCCGCACCCCGAAACAATGGGAACAATGCGGCTCCGCGGGTCGTGACAGGCGgcctcccccccctcctccggcggcggcggggcgggcgcggagcTACCGTtccgctccgcgcccgccccggccgggggggggtggggggctgcccggtgaCAGATGGCGGCGCCCGGCGGGCCACAAAGGGCGTGGCGGCTCAACGGGCGGGCGCGCGGCCGCATACAAATAAGGGGTGTCACGTGGAGAAACGGGGGGGGGCACACAACGCGCCGCCGCGCCTGACGTGGGCGGCCATATGGCGCGTGccgccgggcggggcggggcgcggggcggggcgcaGGCGCGTTGGGCGGTGGCGATCGCCGCGGTACCCAGGTCCCGGTGCCGGCCCCCCGCCGCGCATCCTCCGTCCCGCTATATAACGGGGGAGCCCGGCGCTGCGCAACCTCGGGAAAAAAAAACACGCGGCGCCCTCGCACGGAGAGCTGCGCCGGGGTTATGAGACCGTCACCGCGCGGGAGAAGCTGAGCGACGGAGGTAACGGGAAACCGGGTTTCCCCCCCGCGGGAAAGTGGTTGGCGGTAGCTACCGGGGTGGGAGAGGAGCCCGCGGGGTCGGGGCGGGCGGAGCTCGCCTCTGCCGGAGCCGCTTCGGTTTACATTGTCGCTTGCGGTCGTGGGAACCGGCGGTGGTTCCTGCCCGTGTGTGCAGGCAGCCGTGTGTGCGCACACCTGTACCCATCCATCTGTGCACACGTTtacatgtgtgtacatatatatctaAATGTATATGTGCGTCCatctatacacacacatactaTACGTGTATATGTGCTTCCACCTATGCACCTCCTAACTTCCAGCTCCCCCTCCTGCGCGGCGGGCGGCCGCCGCGGTCCCCCCGCAGGCTGCGCCCCGGCGGGCGGGCAGCATTGTTCCTCCCCGGAGCGCCCGGTGCGACCCGAGGACGGTCGAGGCCCCCCACAAAAGGCCCCCGCGGGAAGCGGGGGGACGGAGCCTGTCGGCGGCGGAGGGGATGGCGGAGACGGAAAGCCGGGGCCGGTCCCGCACCTGTTAcggcgggcgggggccgcgcagcgccgccgccgctcgccACCCCGCCACGGGCACCCGGCGGCGATCCTGGGGGCGGAGGCGGGACCGGGGGAGCCTCGCCGGGAGAGGTCGGGCAGTGTCGGTCCGGGGGAGCAGGTGCCCGGCGCCCGTCGGGGCGGTGCGGGAGCCCTGCGCAAGGCGGCGGCGAGGGGGAGAGGCGTCACGGGCGGCCACCCGTCCCTGTGGGTGTCCTGCGTGCCcgtctgccccccccccccgcctcttcCCCGTCCCGATTCGGCAAAcgtggtttgggttttttgtttggggggggggtgcggggttgtttgttggttgggtttttgttgttggggggttttcttttggtgttttttgatggtttttgtttgtttgttacaAAACCCGCTTGGTCTGCTCGCGTCGTGCCGCCCGGGCTGCCTCCCGCACACGTAATCTGCTTATATTCCCCGCTAATATCCGCGAGTTACATAATGGCATTTGAACATATGTCGACTTAATTATAAGGCAGGACCGCGGAGACAATTAAAAGTTTGCGCTGGCACCGTGGGGAAGCCGGGTGTTCCCtcgggaggggacggggggaccggggtgctggggcggggggggcgccGCGGGCGGTCTCTCCCCGCGGCCGCAGCTCCGGGTGCTGATGCGgctcttttctgtctcctctgtgaCGCAGAGGCTCACCATGACCAAGTCGTACAGCGAGAGCGGGCTGATGGGcgagccccagccccagggccccccgagctggacggACGAGTGCCTCAGCTCCCAGGACGAGGAGCACGAGGTGGACAAGAAGGAGGAGGACCTGGAGGGTCTGCAGGCCGAGGCCGAGGAGGACTCGCTGCGGAAcggagaggaggaggacgaggaggatGACTTGGacgaagaggaggaagaagaggaggaggaggaggacgacgATCAGAAGCCCAAGAGGCGGGGCCccaagaagaagaagatgaCCAAGGCGCGCATGGAGCGGTTCAAGCTGCGGCGCATGAAGGCCAACGCCCGGGAGCGGAACCGCATGCACGGCCTGAACGCGGCCCTGGACAACCTGCGGAAGGTGGTGCCCTGCTACTCCAAGACGCAGAAGCTCTCCAAGATCGAGACCCTGCGCCTGGCCAAGAACTACATCTGGGCGCTGTCCGAGATCCTGCGCTCGGGCAAGAGCCCCGACCTGGTCTCCTTCGTGCAGACCCTCTGCAAGGGCCTGTCGCAGCCCACCACCAACCTGGTGGccggctgcctgcagctcaACCCGCGGACTTTCCTTCCCgagcagagccaggaggtgCCGCCCCACGTGGCGGCGGCCGGCGCCCCCTTCCCGGCCCACCCCTACCCCTACCAGTCGCCCGGCCTCCCCAGCCCGCCCTACGGCACCATGGACAGCTCCCACCTCTTCCACCTCAAGCCGCCGCACGCCTACGGCGCCGCGCTGGAGCCCTTCTTCGAGAGCGGCCTGGCGGAGGGCGCCAGCCCCGCCTTCGACGGGCCGCTCAGCCCGCCCCTCAGCGTCAACGGCAACTTCTCCTTCAAGCACGAGCCGGCCGCCGACTTCGACAAGAGCTACGCCTTCACCATGCACtaccccgccgccgccgccgccgcgctggcCGCCGCGCCCGCCCACGCCGCCATCTTcccggccgccgcctcccgctGCGAGATCCCGGTCGACGGCCTGGCGCCCTACGAGGGCCACCCCCACCACGAGCGGGTCCTCAGCGCCCAGCTCAACGCCATCTTCCACGACTGAgcctccccctcccaccccgcCGGGGTACGGGGACGGGAAGAGCCGAGCCCagccgccccgccggcggccACCGCCTTGTTTACAGGGGGCAGCCCGGCGGGTCCCGCCGCTGCCTTCGGGGGCCGCCGTGTCCCCGCTCACCGGCTGTCTTGCTTCCGCTCCTCGGAGCGACGCTGTCGATTTGGGGTAGGGGCATTGGGATCGCGTCAATTACCTGATCGGGATAACAAAATCACAAGCAATAATTAGGATCTATGCAATTTTTAAACTAGCGATGGGCCaattacaaaatatatatgaaatctATATTTTTCAACCAACCTTTTACTACTTGTTACCTTTCCcatgctgaattattttgttgtgattttgtacagaatttttaatgactttttatAACGTGAATTTCCTATTTTAAACCATGCAGCTTCAtcaatttttatacatattGGAAAGGTAGAATTATATCtaatttatacaaaataatttaactaaTTTAAACCAGCAGAAAAGTGCTTAGAGAAGTTACGTTGCCTTAgcacttctttcctttcaaatagttgaagaagaaaaaaaaaaatgcacaatcCGGGCAATTTCTTTCCCATGAAAgtatcttttttgcttttttttcttttctttttctctttttcctttccccctaCAACAAGAACCAGATCCCCTAGGTCTTGAGAAGATATAAGAACGAGAGacttattttctattaaaacataTCAATTCAACACATTACTTGCACAAACTTGTATATAAAGATTATAAAGCAAATGCCAACACCCTTTTTAAATCGAAAGCTGCTTGACTATCACATACAATTTgcactgtttctttttagtcTTTGAACCCCTTGGCATTCCGTGTTTTTTTTGAAGAGAACTTGAAGATGTTAATGTTTCCAGGCGATATAAATGCATGATTTTATACATGTTCACACAATCCGTGGTTGTCATATGCTCATCTTATAAATCGGAACCTAAAACTAATCAGGTTGTTAAAGTCGGGCTATATACCTATTGTAGTCGATTAGTACGGTAGCTTGAAACAAATTCAAACCATTTAATCCGTAATTAGAACAATAGCTATTGCATGTACAATGCAGTCCAGAATAAGTGCTGTTTGAAATGTAACGCTGGTTCAACTGGAATCAATCTGTACTGTAATTTTGTTTGTAATCCTGTATATTATGGTGTAATGCACACTGGGATTTTAGAAAAACATCCATCCTTTGGCAACAACATAGTATTGAACATTTGGTCGAATGTTGCATTTCTCCttaaatgtgattattttttttttttcttagtgtaaGTAATTCCTATGGgattattgttttatttggaTAGCTCATGAAAGGTGCAACACTTATTATTTGTAGAATAAAattggactaaaaaaaaaaggacacgGATTCTTTACTTACCCCGAGGGGttccggggaggggggggaggaatttGTTCGTTTGTTTACAGCGAAACTGGCCACCTGCAACGCGGATTTGTTGACTTAGGGAAACGGGAGCAGAATCGCGCTTCGCCCGGGAGCTGCGGCTGCCGGTTCGGGCTGTGCCGAGCGCCCCGCACCCGCCTCGGCGGCCCCCGGGCGGggaggcccggcccggctcggcggCTGCCGCCCACCCGCGGGTCTCCCCTCTCGGGCCACGCCGAGGGGATCCCCCAGCCCGCCGGGGCCGGAGAAGCGGAGGCGCCTCGTCCCGCGGTACCGGCGCGGCTCCCCGCGCCCGGCCGGGACCGGCACACCGGGAAAACGCCGTTTCGACCCCGGCTCGGCCTCGCCGGCAGCAGGTGCTCGTTCCCACCGCAAGCCAGCCCTGGATCCAGCGCTATCGATTTGCCGTCTCCCCTCTCTTCCCAGACGCGAAACATGTGTTTCTTTAATCTTCACTGATTATTCTGGGGCTTAAGGAACCCGGAGACACAACCTGCGGGAGAGCAGTTCCCCTAATGCCCGGGAACAATTATCAACAGGTCTTTGCCTCCGACCCTCAGAAAACAGAGTTAAGGCGTGCCCCGAAATGCCTCGCATGAAGCAGGGGTATTCCAGCAGTATTTCACCTAACCGGCAGAAAACGAACAGGCTCTCCCCTGGATGAGGGCTTCCCCCCCCGGAGAAATCAAACTGCTGACGTCTATTTCAAAGGTGTTTATAGCTACGGAAATCCAGCGCGTAAGCCTTGCAAACCTGTATTAGTACGGCAGCACCCTCCCGGGCAGTCTTTCGTGCTAAAACCACGCTGAAAGTCACCTGCGGCGCCGGCTGATGCGTTCCGCAGCATCTCCCTGCGTTTCGCCCGAGCCCGCAGCTCCGCACTCCAAAACTGTTGCTGcatctgaaaaggaagaaagcaaaaggcaacTTTTCAAGCACCCGCTTAACCTTTCCCAGTCAGTGGCAACACAGCTAAATATACCCTAGATAACCCGGGGGGCGATGAATGACAATTTCCCACATAAAATTGAAAAAGCAGGCTTGCTCGCCTTTCGGTTATGCACCTTCTTCTTAAACATAAGGATTCTTCTAGTCAGTCAAGGGGCAACTCACATGCCACCATCTTTTATTCAAAGGCAGGCACAGATGTTCCTTCTGCAGGGGAggttttaatttatgaaaattatattgtttATGCATGAATGCACTCTGCATAACACACTACTTCCATCTGATGAGAGAAATACCACAGAACCAGTGCCAATGTCAGGAACATATTCTGCAAATTTAGTCGCTTAAATGTTTAATGAATATTTGGAAGGCATTTCCAAACCACAAGAAGCCTTTTcaattaccttttctttttccactgttAATAACAAAATTCAACTCGTCTAGCCAATGcaatttaactaaaaaaaaaaaaaatctacctagGCTATCTGAATGTTCGCTACTGTgatacttcagagaaaataatattttaatgttatgaGCAACCtaataaggaaaattaattaggCATTTTGGTAACTAGAGGCTCCATTTTACAAATCACTTGTGAGTTTTGTTATTTCAATTAgtttagggctttttttccccccacccttaTAAAATATTGGAGatttcccctccccctttgctgctgcttctgatgcctctgtcatttattttttcttattggTAATATCAAGCCAAATCTTGAAATCTCTGCTCATGACTCCCACAGGAAGGTCTATCAAGGTctctttcaaaggaaagaattaCTCACACTGTTCCTCTCCTGTGAGCATAACGCTAATTAACTAAGGCTATAGTGGGATTATCTAACTTTCACATGTGGAAGAAACTCTGGGCTTGAGTCATACCCACACACATACTGGGTCATCCAGCAGAGGCCTAGGACTCTTTATGGCTTGTTGACACCAGTGGCCTTTCCCTTCTTTATGCCACACTTCTGGCAGCAGAAATTGTTCTGCCACCAGTGCATGCTTGAGAAGACCCTGGTGAAATCTCTGCGGGTACAGTGCATGAGTAAACAATCATGACTTGCAGCTTTTCCCTTGGTTTTCTGAAGCAATAGAAGAGGGTCCTGAGGTTGCAGACTCATCATTGCCTGTGATCCAGCTGAGGCTCCTGCTACGACAGAGGGGTCTGAAGTGGTGGAATTCCAGGTCACATTCACAAGATGTCTGAGAGGCTGAAGACTTAGGTTTTACCTAGcccaaatgaaaaaagaacCTGAACATCAGACTTTGGCCCAGTGCCTTCAGGAGGACTCACCAATTCAGGACTCCTGAATTCACCAGAAGTCAACAGAGCATCACTTTCTCCAGAATTACTGTTCCAAAATTTTAATGaactaatattaaaaagcaacacaCAATTACAGAGGTAATgggaattaataaaaataattctaaactAAGTCTTGAGAGCAAGTAAAACAAGCCTTTTCTATCCTCtctaaaagtaaaaattcttgCAATTATTTCAGTATTGTAACTGATCAAAACTGGATCCACCATGACCTTAACAATTGCATACTAAAAAGATGAgtctctttaaaaaacccaaaaccaacacaatacTTTCATACAAAGAACCATTTTGACAAATACTTTGAGAAATTACGGAGTTAAATTGCATTCTcttgtttaaatatatatagtaTCTAAAGatgaaaaaccaaaacccactcAATTTGCACTCATTCCTATTGAGGAAGAactcacagaaatgaaaacttggGGGTTCTGCTGGGTGCTGTATCAGGGAATACATGCAGAAACAggtctttgtttttattgacCAAAATGGGTTGTATggtaattatttcagaaatgataaTGGTCTACGCTCTTTCCTTAGCTGAAAATCCCATTTACAAAAAGCCTTGAAAAACATAGCATGTGAATAAGTGCTGAAACAGTGAGCTGAAGATCTGCAAATAGACTGTTCTTTAAATATGTACataagtgttttttaaataattcatataTGTATTTAACAAACTGTCAGAAGCTAtgcaatacaaaattaaaactgacaATGCTCTCAAAGCATTCTTTTAAGTATTTAGCTTGCCTACAGGGTATGTAAAAACCCTGGCTTTCAGTTTCCTAGCTTGTAGTAGTTTGTAGCATAGAGTTAACTACATTttgtatgaaataaaatagaagcaaCTAAGATTCACACTATTTGCCAACATTTTGGTGAAAgaacaatagaaaataaaattcagagtaAAACTTGATTACCTTAAAAAGATAGCACGTCaaacaatgcaaagaaaaaaataaaatgtcttctgGTCAACACATTCTCATTTCATATTCCTGCCCACTATCctattttcctctattttgaATAAGATCAGTTTCAGCTCCTGGTGCTCATAGGAATGACTTCAACTTCAGATTCCATTCTTGCTGCTTCTTATTCCTGCATAATAATTTCACTCATTCTTGTTCTCCTCTTTGGAGAGATTTGTCCATCTCCACAActtaactgcttttctttctcttttcagatgtATAGAAAGATGTCTAGTAATAGTAACGCTCACTTCCATAGAACATTGgtgccatttttcttcataataatTTATGACCTCACTTATTGTGAAGTCTGCTCCATTGAGagcccacctggagcactgtgttCACCTCTGGGGCTCCACAACATCAGGAGGACATGGACCTGGTGGAGTGAGTCCAGgagagggccatgaagatgatcagagggctggagcacctctcctacaaagacaggctgagagagttggggttgttcagcctggagaagagaaggctctggggagaccttactgcagccttcatgtacctaaaggggcctacaggaaagctggagagggactgt is a genomic window of Balearica regulorum gibbericeps isolate bBalReg1 chromosome 6, bBalReg1.pri, whole genome shotgun sequence containing:
- the NEUROD1 gene encoding neurogenic differentiation factor 1, giving the protein MTKSYSESGLMGEPQPQGPPSWTDECLSSQDEEHEVDKKEEDLEGLQAEAEEDSLRNGEEEDEEDDLDEEEEEEEEEEDDDQKPKRRGPKKKKMTKARMERFKLRRMKANARERNRMHGLNAALDNLRKVVPCYSKTQKLSKIETLRLAKNYIWALSEILRSGKSPDLVSFVQTLCKGLSQPTTNLVAGCLQLNPRTFLPEQSQEVPPHVAAAGAPFPAHPYPYQSPGLPSPPYGTMDSSHLFHLKPPHAYGAALEPFFESGLAEGASPAFDGPLSPPLSVNGNFSFKHEPAADFDKSYAFTMHYPAAAAAALAAAPAHAAIFPAAASRCEIPVDGLAPYEGHPHHERVLSAQLNAIFHD